The Streptococcus oralis DNA window AGACTTACAGATTTTCTAATAGATAGTATCTGTAATATAAAAGTCATGTAGATCTAGCTCTTGGTGATTGCAAAAGGTTTGTTTTGCGAGTGAAATGAGCTCCTACCGTATCATTCCGCTCTACTAAAGGAATGATACACAAATAAAAATTAGGTATAAAAAATGACATACGAAGTAAAATCTCTTAATGAAGAATGTGGTGTTTTCGGTATCTGGGGGCATCCAGATGCTGCTAAATTGACCTATTTTGGTCTCCACAGTCTTCAACACCGTGGTCAAGAGGGGGCGGGAATCCTCTCCAATGATCAGGGGCAATTGAAGCGTCATCGTGATATGGGGCTTTTATCAGAAGTGTTCAGAAATCCAGCTAATTTGGATAAACTGACTGGAGCGAGCGCGATTGGGCATGTTCGTTATGCGACTGCTGGCGAAGCTTCTGTAGATAATATCCAGCCCTTTCTCTTCCGCTTTCACGATATGCAGTTTGGACTTGCTCACAACGGAAACTTGACCAATGCTGAATCGCTCAAGAAAGAATTGGAACAAAGAGGAGCTATTTTCAGTTCAACTTCGGACTCGGAAATCTTGGCTCACCTCATTCGTCGAAGTCACAATCCGAACTTGATGGGCAAAATCAAGGAGGCGCTCAGCCTTGTCAAAGGTGGATTTGCTTATATCCTGCTGTTTGAGGATAAGTTGATTGCTGCGCTTGATCCTAATGGCTTCCGTCCGCTTTCAATCGGGAAAATGGCCAATGGAGCGGTGGTGGTTTCGTCTGAAACCTGTGCCTTTGAAGTCATCGGTGCCGAGTGGATTCGTGATGTAAAACCAGGGGAAATTGTGATTGTGGATGACAACGGCATCCAGTACGATAGCTATACGAATGATACCCAGTTGGCGATTTGTTCTATGGAGTATATCTATTTTGCTCGCCCTGACTCTAACATCCATGGGGTCAATGTCCATACAGCTCGCAAACGTATGGGTGCACAATTAGCGCGTGAATTTAAGCATGAGGCGGATATCGTAGTCGGTGTGCCCAATTCTTCACTCAGCGCAGCCATGGGATTTGCAGAAGAATCTGGTCTGCCAAATGAAATGGGGCTGATCAAAAACCAATACACGCAACGTACCTTTATCCAACCGACTCAAGAATTGCGGGAGCAAGGGGTGCGGATGAAACTGTCAGCTGTTTCGGGTGTTGTCAAAGGCAAACGCGTGGTCATGATTGATGATTCCATTGTTCGTGGGACGACCTCTCGCCGTATTGTTCAGCTTTTGAAAGAAGCAGGTGCGTCTGAGGTTCATGTTGCTATTGGCAGTCCAGCGCTAGCTTATCCATGTTTTTACGGGATTGATATCCAGACGCGTCAGGAGCTGATTGCGGCCAATCATACGGTCGAAGAGACTCGCCAAATCATTGGTGCAGATAGCCTGACCTATCTTTCGATTGATGGCTTGATTGATTCGATTGGTATTGAAACAGATGCGCCGAATGGTGGTCTCTGTGTCGCTTACTTTGACGGCGACTACCCAACTCCTCTCTACGACTATGAGGAAGACTATCGTAGAAGTTTGGGGGATAAGACCAGTTTTTACAAGTAGACGGATAAAGACTCTCCATGAAAGGAAAGGAAGAGAAGATGACAAATAAAAATGCTTATGCGCCACGTCTCGCTACTGACTAAAAGCTAAAGCATTTGTCAGTAGACGCTTTGCCCTATGGGACCAAAGCTAGAGCCCTGACTAGTATTTTTAGATAAAATAATTGTTTATCTAAAAATACGTCGCAATCTTCTCAAAGAAAAGGAAAAATAAAATGGCAAATAAAAATGCGTACGCCCAGTCGGGTGTAGATGTTGAAGCGGGTTATGAAGTTGTTGAGCGGATCAAAAAGCACGTGGCTCGTACGGAGCGTGCGGGTGTTATGGGAGCTCTTGGTGGCTTTGGTGGCATGTTTGACCTTTCAAAGACAGGGGTAAAAGAGCCTGTCTTGATCTCAGGGACTGACGGTGTCGGGACCAAGCTCATGTTGGCCATCAAGTATGATAAGCATGATACGATTGGTCAGGACTGTGTGGCCATGTGTGTTAATGACATCATCGCTGCAGGTGCGGAGCCTCTTTACTTCCTTGACTACGTCGCGACTGGCAAGAATGAACCAGCTAAACTAGAACAAGTCGTTGCTGGTGTGGCAGAAGGTTGTGTGCAGGCAGGCGCTGCCCTCATCGGTGGGGAAACGGCTGAAATGCCTGGTATGTATGGCGAAGATGACTACGACTTGGCTGGTTTTGCAGTTGGTGTGGCTGAAAAATCTCAAATCATTGACGGCTCAAAGGTGGCAGAAGGCGATGTTCTTCTCGGGCTTGCTTCAAGTGGGATTCACTCAAATGGTTACTCACTTGTTCGTCGTGTCTTTGCCGACTATACAGGTGAGGAAGTCTTGCAAGAATTGGAAGGCAAGAAACTCAAGGAAGTCCTGCTTGAGCCGACTCGTATCTATGTCAAGGCTGTCTTGCCACTCATCAAGGAAGAGTTGGTCAACGGCATTGCCCACATCACAGGTGGCGGCTTTATCGAGAATGTCCCTCGTATGTTTGCGGCTGACCTAGCTGCGGAAATTGAAGAAGACAAGGTTCCAGTGCTTCCGATTTTCAAAGC harbors:
- the purF gene encoding amidophosphoribosyltransferase, which gives rise to MTYEVKSLNEECGVFGIWGHPDAAKLTYFGLHSLQHRGQEGAGILSNDQGQLKRHRDMGLLSEVFRNPANLDKLTGASAIGHVRYATAGEASVDNIQPFLFRFHDMQFGLAHNGNLTNAESLKKELEQRGAIFSSTSDSEILAHLIRRSHNPNLMGKIKEALSLVKGGFAYILLFEDKLIAALDPNGFRPLSIGKMANGAVVVSSETCAFEVIGAEWIRDVKPGEIVIVDDNGIQYDSYTNDTQLAICSMEYIYFARPDSNIHGVNVHTARKRMGAQLAREFKHEADIVVGVPNSSLSAAMGFAEESGLPNEMGLIKNQYTQRTFIQPTQELREQGVRMKLSAVSGVVKGKRVVMIDDSIVRGTTSRRIVQLLKEAGASEVHVAIGSPALAYPCFYGIDIQTRQELIAANHTVEETRQIIGADSLTYLSIDGLIDSIGIETDAPNGGLCVAYFDGDYPTPLYDYEEDYRRSLGDKTSFYK
- the purM gene encoding phosphoribosylformylglycinamidine cyclo-ligase; protein product: MANKNAYAQSGVDVEAGYEVVERIKKHVARTERAGVMGALGGFGGMFDLSKTGVKEPVLISGTDGVGTKLMLAIKYDKHDTIGQDCVAMCVNDIIAAGAEPLYFLDYVATGKNEPAKLEQVVAGVAEGCVQAGAALIGGETAEMPGMYGEDDYDLAGFAVGVAEKSQIIDGSKVAEGDVLLGLASSGIHSNGYSLVRRVFADYTGEEVLQELEGKKLKEVLLEPTRIYVKAVLPLIKEELVNGIAHITGGGFIENVPRMFAADLAAEIEEDKVPVLPIFKALEKYGKIKHEEMFEIFNMGVGLMLAVSPENVDRVNELLDEPVYEIGRIVKKENESVIIK